Genomic window (Chloroflexota bacterium):
ATGCCCCGAACTGGCAGGCGCAGATTCAAGCACACCATTTGCACGCGTTCATATTCAGAAGGTGCCCATGCCCACGAACCGCCTGAGTTTTCCGACACGCACCTCACCCCTGTCCGCCCCTGAACTCCGCCAGCGGAGAGGGGGAACGAGGGGGTGAGGTCGGCATGCCCGCGCGGGGCTAGACCCCAAGGGTCTCCGACGCCCTTGGGGTCTTCAGCGCCAGCCCGACGGTTTCGGCGTCAGGCGTAATACCCTTCGCGTAGATTCGGGTTATTCGTGGATGCCGCCCGCCCCGCCCCCTACTCGCCGCTGCCGTCATCCGCAGCCGTCGGGGGCGGCGCGGGTTGGCGCGGCTTGTCCCACCCCCGCCACACCATCACCAACAGGATCGGCGTGAGCACGTACACGATGAGATTCACGTACTGATCGCACAGGTTCGCCGTCCACGGGAACCCGCGGACGCGGAAGAAGTCGGTGGCGTGGCCTCGCAGCAGGATTTCCACCGGGTTGCTCAGCGCCCCGACCAACAGCGTGGCCATGACGAGCACCACCTTCCGCGCCGGCGCCGAAGCGGCCATCTCCCCGGCCCAGTGCAGTAAATAGACCACCATCCCCACCGCCAGCGCCAGCGACGCCCCGGCGATCCACCGGTACGGCCCCAGCGCCCCGAAGATGTAATGATATCCCTCGTTGTAACTCAAGTACCAGGAGACGAACGGAATCGGCGAAGGGATGGGTTCGGCCCCGAAAGTCAGCGACCGCTCGGCCACTCCCTTCACCGCCCAGTCCAGCGCGAAAAGCCCGATGCCGATGACCACAACCGCGATGCGT
Coding sequences:
- a CDS encoding signal peptidase II codes for the protein MSKRTRERIAVVVIGIGLFALDWAVKGVAERSLTFGAEPIPSPIPFVSWYLSYNEGYHYIFGALGPYRWIAGASLALAVGMVVYLLHWAGEMAASAPARKVVLVMATLLVGALSNPVEILLRGHATDFFRVRGFPWTANLCDQYVNLIVYVLTPILLVMVWRGWDKPRQPAPPPTAADDGSGE